The Quercus lobata isolate SW786 chromosome 4, ValleyOak3.0 Primary Assembly, whole genome shotgun sequence genome segment CTAGCAGCAGAACGCCCTGGCTTGCTACTGTCACAATGAGCCCAGCTTAGTACTTCAGAATTTATCATTGTGAAGCCTTTTATGGGTATCTGAATTcatgaaataaaaatcaatgagACACCATGGTCACCCTCAACTAAATCtctcaaaatattaaatttcccaaaggaaaaaggaaagaagcatAAATCAAATGAGCCATGTAAATGTTGATGAATCAGAAAAATATGCAGAGAATAAGGAACTTAAAGTTGCATAACTAATATCTTACTGCAGAAAGAGGCTCCGCAAATGCTAGCATGAGAGCAAAACATGGGATAACAGGAATATCTTGCAACTTTGCTGCCAACTCAGGAACCAAATTCAAATCTGCGTAAGCAACACAAGTTAGGATGAACTTACgcagtttctttttttttttttttttttttttaagagataattacaatatgctgccAACCCGCAACTCGAACCCTTTCCTCCCTAAACCCCCAAGTACTTTGTGCATGGAGAGGTGCCAATTCAACACAATATGCCGTTATTTTTATGCAGTTATACTTTACCAAAGAGTCTAACATGAAAACCAACAAGAACAGTGGGaactaagaaaagaaagaaaaaacttataagattaaACTTATTTTCTGCTCATCACAGAATATTTAgttggaaaaacaaaaacaaaaaaattcaacatcaCCTAGACAAAACAATTCTATTTTATCTTCCACCATTGTTTTTAAGGATTTTATCTGACAAATGATATCATTATAGGAAATGACTTACTGTGAATGCAACAAAATATTTAGCTTCATTATCTAATGCTAGCTTATAGCTTTTAACCCTACTTGGCATAACCCAGCTTATCtactacaattttattttgaggcTTCACAATTTAGTACGAGAAGGAATTGCATGAAAATCCTAACTGTATCAAGCCCACTCCAGATGATTACATGCCCAAAAACTCAGTTGATTAGTTCTCTAATTGAAACTATCTAATGAATACTAACACCAGATGTAGGGAACTTAAGGGCTTAAAATTCCTTAAAATTAGGTTTACAGAATAAAGTGTTTAGTCCAAAAATATTTCTTCCAACTtctcacacatgtcaaaatcatttCTTTGATCACCCCTTGagtccccccacccccccaaaaaccaaaaaaaaaaaaaatcaaattagcaCAAAATCCTTAAAGTAGCCAGTCctcattaattaattattgagcTTACCTTAACGAGTGGAAGTTTTTGACTTCCAAAAGAGTTCTGTGAATGCCGCTACTTGATTGCAGTTTATCCGTTTGGATTACTGATCGAATTTCCTACttagtttttaaaatgattAGCCTTAATTTAATGTTGAAAATTAATTTGTGAATAATCTAGCTTGCTGATCTCTACAGACTCTACTGCATCCATACTTAACACACCCATTACATGCACTTGCATGGTAGCTGTGTCGTGTCTAATTCTGAACTCCAGTCTATCATGTAACCCACAATGTTTGAAATCATAATAAAAGGAATCCAAGACTGATCTGTGAGATCAAGATTACATTAGAACCCATGCTGATTAGATTTACTGAAGGCTTCCCTGCAAAGCATGACCAGTAGCCACAAAGGAGAAGCTTCCCAAACAAGAGGCAGCAACACTAGATAGCATAGAACTCCTAGAAAAAATTAACGAGGACTGGCTTATATCAAACAGGTTCTCCTTCCTTCATCTTTTCAGTCAAATTTCTTACAAGAAAAGTTACAAATTAAATGGTCACTGTGGGTGCAACgtgtacaaaatgaggtgtctacagtCACCAGTATGTATTGTTGTGGGGTTCAGGACCCTACCATAAGTTTTATGTTTCATGACCACCAAAATCATCAAACATCATTGCTAATAATCTATAAGGACCTTGATCGTTAATCACAATGGAATTTTACAAACACACACATGCGCGGGCGTGCgctagaaagaaaaaagggtgCTCAAGCCTGGACGCAACTAGAAATCATTTGTATAAAGCAAACCAAGTGTTAGAGAGACATCgtttgtcccaaaaaaaaaaaaaaaagggagtgtCAAGGAGACATCATACCAAGAGGCGGTGGTCGTCCTGTTACACTTGTAAACCTTGGAGAAACTATGTTTTTGTCTGAAGCAACCACCCCCTGAAAGTGACCAAGATTTTGTCCATCCAAACCAGTCAAAGACCATAAATTCTCACTCTCTAACCAGTCCATCCTTCCAACACCCACCCCAAACTTCCTTTCCACTCCTGAAGAAAAGTAAGACAAGAAATGAGCAATATTTATTGTACATTTGatactaaataataaacatTTCAAAAGAGAAGAAGTAGAGTTAATACATACCAGACTCTTGGCATAATGCTTTACATATAGAGTTCATGCCTGGCACACCCACATATCTTTTGGTTAATCCTTcctaaataaaattgataatcaGAGAAATAGTTGCTCGATAGGAATTGCTATATGGCTTATGTTATTTCATGCATTCAATTTCTGCATGTGTCTGAACTATTTATATACACAAACATCtttcaaagaaagaaaggggaaaaagtACACTAAGTTTACATACAAAAAACTTTTTCCCCTAAAATCTCAGATGGAGGTTAGATATCTCATAGATAgggttaagacttaagagttaCTAcgaagtgaagaagaaagaagaatctcATGTAAAAATTGCAGTTTTATAAACATCAGAGTCAAGGTATGGTAAAGGTTAATCTAGTAAAGGTAAGATTAACTGAAAATATGTCTCAGTTAATGCTTTGGGATATCAGATACCTCTGTTTGAATATCCATGAAAAGGGAGGATATAATTAAAATGTTACTTGAAACATTGTTTTAGAAAGAGTAATCTTCAACAACTATCAATTTCtactcattaaaacaaaaaaaaatagatatcaatttcatattaatcTATTTGCTTTTTGTGATACTTATGTGTACATATACTATTATGCACATCTGCGCACAATAAACtatacaatttaaactaaagaACTCCAATTCAATAAAAGAACTAGTGAGATAGAAAAACCATATATTTAACTTGACAACATCAATGTCCTAACTTAAAAGCAGGCTGAAAGGCTGTGGGAAAGGCTGTGGTATGCAGCACAAGCAAAACTAAAAGTAGGAGCACAAATACCCACAAAGCCAAACTAACAGAATTAGGGCACAAATTGAGCTACCAtgccaaacaaacaaaaataaaatcttatcaATCAATTAATCACAAATATAATTTGTGGGAGAAGCATAGAAAGCAATGATAACCAGTTTCAACATATCCTAACCTTTGATgggtgaaaaaaatatatatagcacAACTGAACATAGATAACACTAACATAGAAGAGAAGCCTGAATACACTATCGGTCCTTAATCTTTAGCCCATGAGCAATTTTATTTCCTAAAGTTTAAATTGATTGCTTTTAGTacctaaaaaattgaaatgggATCATTTTTATGCCATGAGGTTTAAAGTAATCACTTTTAATCCCTAATAAACTGATTGCTTTTAGTCCCGAACATGTCAGATTTTATCCTAAGATGACAGAAAGACTAAAAGCGATCACTTAAACTTCACAACTAAATTAGCTCCTTTATGGGATAAAGTTTAGGGACTAACAGAGAAGAAATAGTAGCAAACCTGTTCCATGTCGAAAAATTTGTTGGAACTACAATCAAAAGATCCAAAATTCTGTTTCCACTCAGCAACAAGACCTCTTGATTCCCACTCACGAACCAGACCCAATACCTCAGCATTGTTGACAGTAAAAAATGGAGCTCCATGGTCGAACACCAGCTCCTTCCCATCTTCAGAAACTTCTCTATTTGGAAATGTTAAAAGCATAGCAAAATTAAACACCCCCTTTACATAATACTTCATCAAGCCAACCAAAAGGTTTTTGATATAGGCAAAATTCTAACCCAAAACATTTAGAGATTTTAAAGGTTTTAAAGGTTAACCTAATTGAACAAACTCAGTTATTCCTTATATTAGAACATCATGGTCATATGATTAAtttcaccatttcctaatagtttaaCCTTTTGGGACAATTGACAAGTGGTTCTAAGCTCAAAGATGGTGCCTACTCTACCTCCCATGTGCCTCATTCGTTAAGGGGGTCTCGGCACACGCGAGGGAGAGCACTAGAAGAGTGATGCTAGtcatattacaaattttaccacACACATCTCACAAACTAAGGTGTCACCAATCATAATActaaaattttactacaaaaagtTTACAAACTCGACGTGTAATTTCATTGAATGTGATTGTTATCACTAATTAATAAATGGGTGTTTTGAATTACTTCTTGTGATTGATAACAGCTTTGTAAGAGAGCTATGATTAAATGATGGAATTAAACTTTGGAGAATAATAAATCATCAAAGTAAAAGTGATTGTGATAATGGGGTTTGGAGAAAGAAGTGGTACCTTCTTTGGGACATGCGGCCACCAGGGCCTCTAGCGGACTCGAACAAGGTGACAGAAACGCCATTCTTGGCAAGACTTGATGCACACACTGATCCTGAAACTGCGAAGtaacacacatttttttatgtcatattataataataataattatagtgtggatttttttgacaaaagagGAAACTTTAAAGAatgaattttgaattgaaaactCACTTCCACTTCCAACTACAGCAACCTTAGTGGCGACGGTATTCATGCTGTCGTGGTGTCTGTTGTCTCCTTCCCAGATACTGGATtggtctctttttcttttctctgcaATAGCCTATAGGACGTCACCGTTTTGGATATGGCATaatattgaattattattagtacttaataatatatataataataataattactaaaTCACAAATTGCATCATTTaagtttaaaagaaatttattattctcaaaaaaaa includes the following:
- the LOC115987808 gene encoding uncharacterized protein LOC115987808 isoform X2, which codes for MAFLSPCSSPLEALVAACPKEVSEDGKELVFDHGAPFFTVNNAEVLGLVREWESRGLVAEWKQNFGSFDCSSNKFFDMEQEGLTKRYVGVPGMNSICKALCQESGVERKFGVGVGRMDWLESENLWSLTGLDGQNLGHFQGVVASDKNIVSPRFTSVTGRPPPLDLNLVPELAAKLQDIPVIPCFALMLAFAEPLSAIPIKGFTMINSEVLSWAHCDSSKPGRSAASERWVLHSTMEYANSVIAQTGLQKLSEATLKKVAEEIFHEFQSTGLSISQPFFKKAHRWGSAFPATSIAKEEKCLWEKNKRLAIAGDFCVSPNIEGAIVSGIAAASKLTEMLSCL
- the LOC115987808 gene encoding uncharacterized protein LOC115987808 isoform X1, which gives rise to MNTVATKVAVVGSGISGSVCASSLAKNGVSVTLFESARGPGGRMSQRREVSEDGKELVFDHGAPFFTVNNAEVLGLVREWESRGLVAEWKQNFGSFDCSSNKFFDMEQEGLTKRYVGVPGMNSICKALCQESGVERKFGVGVGRMDWLESENLWSLTGLDGQNLGHFQGVVASDKNIVSPRFTSVTGRPPPLDLNLVPELAAKLQDIPVIPCFALMLAFAEPLSAIPIKGFTMINSEVLSWAHCDSSKPGRSAASERWVLHSTMEYANSVIAQTGLQKLSEATLKKVAEEIFHEFQSTGLSISQPFFKKAHRWGSAFPATSIAKEEKCLWEKNKRLAIAGDFCVSPNIEGAIVSGIAAASKLTEMLSCL